AGGCACTTTTTGCGGACTACAAATTCAGGCTCCACTTCATTCAATCTCCCCATGCTCAATCCTCTTCTTACTCTTCCCTCTGTCCCCAGTTCTTCTCCCTTCTCCACTTCTTTCTCTCACACACACAAGCCCGCCAAGTAAAAAAAGACCTTTTTTGTTGCATCAGAGTGAACTCAACTATCCTGTTCTTCCCCTGTTTCATCTCACAGAGTTTTCTCTGTTCTGCCTCTGGCATTTTGAGTACCTTTTATCGTCATGTCGATGACTGAGTTCCAAAAGTTGCAGTCATGTCTTAATTCTCAGCTCGTAGAGCAGAGGACTCTGAAGGTCAAACCGAGCTCACCACAGTCTCCCTTCTCTCAATTGCTTGGATTCAACATAAAGTCCTCCATTTTAGATTCCAACACTCAGGAATCCGAAGAGAAATGTCACTACGAGCAATACAGCGAGAAGAATAGCTATCCTTCTAACAACTATGTCTCCCCAAATCATAACTCGGGTTGCTGGAGCTTCATCCAAGCACTCTCCAATACCTCCCAAAATCCCAAAGAAGTAGTGGACACAGAAAAGTCCTCTTTCTATCCTGAGGTCAAGTATTCACTTAGCCAAAGGAGCTTGGAATTGTGCACTGAAAATTTGGGCAGCGAGACGGGTTCCGATATGTTTGAGAGCAGCATTTTCTCATCTTCCTTGTTGGGTTCCAATGGTGGGGATTATCCAATGAGAGACCAACCAAAAAGTCGACGCTCTTCAAGGTTGGAAAAACAGAATTCTCCTAATTTTCCTCCTCCATTGACGACGTTAAGCGGATATGAACCTCTTGAAATCAGGCCTCATCGTGAGGATGGGCGGTTAGTGATGAAAGCAGTTGCAGCCTCATCACCACACTCATATTTTCAAGCTGAAAGAAGTGATGGACGTCTTAGACTGTGCCTACTGAATTATCGTGCTCATGATTTTGACTCCGAGGATGCTGCCGAAGAAAGTGAGGGCGAAAATGGAGACAGCGAAAGAGATAGCTTTGAAAATGGGGGAGAGACTGCagagaaagaagaggaagagCAGGATTATGCGGAAGAGGAGGGGGAAGAAGATTGTGATGGATGCTTGAGGGTGGGAGTGGATAGTGCTAGTCTGGATTTTGGGGTTGAAATGGGAATGAAGAAATTTCATAGGCCGAGCAGGTGCAAAGCAGGAAGATGTGGAGAAGAAAAATTGTTAACTTGGGAGTCTTTTTGGGTGGCTACTTCCTAATGCTTTGTTTTTTATCTCTCTCAATTAAGATACCACAATTTTTAATTCCATTCTACTCATCCTCTGCTGCTGCGCTTTTTTGGAAAATCACTTGTTTCATAGAATATGCTTGTGTTGGGTAgttattatcgttattttatCTTTC
This genomic stretch from Malania oleifera isolate guangnan ecotype guangnan chromosome 3, ASM2987363v1, whole genome shotgun sequence harbors:
- the LOC131150188 gene encoding protein FANTASTIC FOUR 3-like — translated: MSMTEFQKLQSCLNSQLVEQRTLKVKPSSPQSPFSQLLGFNIKSSILDSNTQESEEKCHYEQYSEKNSYPSNNYVSPNHNSGCWSFIQALSNTSQNPKEVVDTEKSSFYPEVKYSLSQRSLELCTENLGSETGSDMFESSIFSSSLLGSNGGDYPMRDQPKSRRSSRLEKQNSPNFPPPLTTLSGYEPLEIRPHREDGRLVMKAVAASSPHSYFQAERSDGRLRLCLLNYRAHDFDSEDAAEESEGENGDSERDSFENGGETAEKEEEEQDYAEEEGEEDCDGCLRVGVDSASLDFGVEMGMKKFHRPSRCKAGRCGEEKLLTWESFWVATS